The Triticum urartu cultivar G1812 chromosome 6, Tu2.1, whole genome shotgun sequence genome includes the window GCTGGCTCCACGCCCCGCCCTTCCTCGGCTTCCTCGATTACAATCGAGTTTTCCACCCCGTCGCCGCGTCTCACCCCCTGTGCCTGCAGCCAACACGGTCGCCCTCTCCGCCgacttctccttctccttcctacCGGGCCTGCCCTCCGACTGGGCGGTCCAGGACGTCCGCGACGGCTGGGTCCTCCTCGAAAGACACCCCAAGTTTGAAGTCATCTTCAGGGAGGTGATGGTGTGCGACCCCTTGCACCGACGGTACCTCCTGCTCCCCCCAATCCCTGGTGACCTAGCCAAGTCCGTGGACAGCGCACCCTGGACAAAACCGTGGACCTTCGTCGCTCCCTCTGCGGATGAGGAAGAGACGCTATTCAGCGTGATCTCGATGGTGCAGCGCCTAACTAAGCTGTtcgcctttgccttctcttccaACACCAGACAATGGCGAACCATTTCATGCGGATGCCAACCGGCTGATCCCTGCGTCGTCCACCGCTTGCCACCGCTAGATAGGCCATTCCCCGCCGAAAAAAGAGCAAGGTTTCGCCGACGCTGCCTCTCCACCACCGTCCGAGCGATTTTTTCCGGCGAGCCAGCCGCGCAGGGCGGTGTAGCGGCGGGTACGCACCCACCGCGCCCGCAAGATGTTTGGCGATTTTCCTGCCTCGGCAATGGACTCGGAAGATGAGGAAGCGCTCGCCACATTgatggaggaggaagccgaggccGGCGTCCAGGAAGAGGAACATCTCATGGTCGTCGCCGCCCTACTGGCGAGTAATGAAAAGCCGCGACGAGGTGGCTCGGCGCTGGGGCGgatgaaagcaaagaaccggcatcgtctcgagggctactgcatgctctactctcACTACTTCGCCGACGCTCCACTACACAGCGACAAAACATTTCGGCGCCGTAATCGGATGAGCCGAAAGTttttcctcaggattgtgaattccatccgggagttcgatagctacttcaagtgcaagaaggattgcaccggcaaatttggattcacctcaatccagaagtgcacggcagcgatgaggatgcttgcatacggagctcccggtgattcactcgacgactatgggcgcatggccgagtccaccaccattgagtgtttctacaagttttGTCGGGCAGTCGTGCCAGTGTTTGGACCGCAATACTTgcgaacacccaatgcggaagacactgctcggatcctagcacagAATGTAGCAAGAGGATTttctgggatgcttggaagcatcgactgcatgcattggaaatggaaaaactgcccatttgcttggcaggggatgtacaaaggcgccaaaggcggttgtAGTGTGGTACATGAGGTggtggccacacaggacctctggatttggcactccttctttggtatgccaggaactcataATGACATCAACGTGTTGCAGTGCTCCCCTGTCTgtgccaagcttgttgaaggtcattctcctccggtaaacttcgaggtcaatgggcggcactacaacaaagggtactacctagctgatggcatctatccgagatggtctacatttgtgaagactatctcaaacgttgtgccaggaggcaagaagTCCCACTTTACCAAGGtgcaggaggcttgcaggaagaatgtcgagcgggcatttggtgtgctccaatctcgatttgctgttgtccggtaccctactcagacctggtcgaaagatcaaatgtggaAGATCATGACTTGCTGTGCCATCTTGCACAACgtgatcatcgagagcgagcaggaagagccagtgtttgacactgaaccatactacaggcagggtccctctagccgaagttgatcaccagctaccggcaacctggactgcctacctcagtatgcgtcaggagatccgagacccacaagTGCATCATCAACTATAGCAGGAGCTGGTGCAGCACCTATGGAGGATCAAGGGCGACGCCTAACTCGACGTGTgatgagtttttatttgttgaactatataatttgtattgaactatttgttgttgcaCTATTTTATTGAATTATTTTATTTTTCGTGATGAAGTATGTGATAAAAAATTTATTTATGTTGAGAATTCAACGCCGAACCACGCCAAATATGGGCCGTTTCTCACCGATATCGGACCATTTTTCTATTTATCTGGGCCGAAAAGCGGCCGCGAATAGACCGATATCGACGACTGGGGGCGACCTGGGGCGACGGCTGGATGCCCAACCACCCCAATGCCGATTCTACCGCCGGCTCGCCCCCAGACGGTGATTTTTATGCCTCCTGAgaggccaacggctggagatgctctaagaccATCGAGTGGTTGAACCGGTGTTTCTATATATGTCAAGTAGTTATCCACCCGTGGTTAACCTGAAGTCTAGCAGATTTCCCAGGTTACGTgtttctttaaaaaaattgttTGGATGTTTTTTTGAGAGAATGTCGGCACTTTATTAAATACTTAGACAATATTATAAAGAGTCTCCCGGATACAATCCGGAGCAGAATGAAAAACACTAAGACCAATAGAGTTTATACATGACTTAGCTAACAAATGAGTAGCTACATTCAAACGCCGATGAACATGTTTGAATATCACCGAATCGAAGACGCTTGTCGCATACTTGATATCAGCCACAACTGAACCAACAGAAGATTGATCATAGACAGAAGAATTCAGCCGTTGCACCTGTGGCAAGCAGTCAGAGGCGAAAATAACATCAGAAAAATGTTCATCACGCGCCAATTAAAACTGCTCTTCTGACAGCAAGAGCTTCTACCATCTCAGGCTCAAAAGTACCAAAAAATGGTTCACTGCATGCAGCCACACAATGCCCCTCATGGTCCGTGGCAATGACTCCGACACCTGATCTATTTAAATCCGAAAAAACTGCAGCATCTGAGTTGATGAAAATTGTACCTGGCGGCGGCGGTGACCACTCCGAATTGGAGGAATTGGTCTCACGCCTGTGCACTACAGTAGGACTATATGTGAATTTTGAGTTTGCTAACCACATGTACCATGTGGTCAAGGCCGGTCTACAGCACAGTGGGGGCGAATGCCCCCACTCGATATTTTTTGCCCATTTGTACTAGGCCCATATCATACAGAGTTGCCCCCAGCCCCCCACTCAGCCCGCAGAGTTTGCCCCCGTTCAGCTTACTTTTTTCTGCTTATTCTCCTTTAGCCCATGTATGAGAAACAAGGACTCAGCCCATCAAGCCTGCTAAGCAGCCTAGCAGAACTTACGTAACTAGGAAACGTGAGATCTGTTCCTAAAAAAGAGAGGAAATGTGAGATCTTTTGGAAAACAAAATTAGGAAATGTTTAGACGGAGATGCGACCCAGCCGCCATGCTGCCTGCAGCCCTGCCTAGCCATGCCCTCGCCAGATCACCTCCGGCGACCGGCCTGGTCGCCCGCCATGCACGCCGGCCAGCCGGCCGGCTTGCGACTAATTCTTTTAGTCCTTTCAACTTTAAAGATCGCTGCCTCTGCGGGGATCTCCGTGCTATTGATGCAACACCAATGAGGTAAGTATTAGGGTTCTTCATCAGTTCCTCTTTCTTATTTTCTGTTATAATTTATAAATTCTTGTTCCTTTCCTATTTCTTTGTTAAGAACAAAGTGGGCGAACATTTTGTGAGCCATAGCCTTATTTGCTTGATAGACAAGAAATCTTAATGAGTGATAGTTCTTTCAGGGATAATGATGTGATAGTTAAAACATGAAAGATCGTTGTCGGAGGAAAGAAAAAGGTAACGTGGTAAAACATTTTCTTATTTGTCAATGTTTTTTATGTTGCATTCTGTCTTAATTTTAGCTTCGTTTTTGTATAACTTTTGGGCTAGAAAAATTATCCTGGAAGATAGGTGATTTCTTTTGTAATTTAGGAACACAAATATCAATATATCTCAGGTCATTTTGTCTAAAGTGATTAGTTTACCTTGACTTTTGCTATGAAATAGACTTTGTTTTTTGTGATGGAATTATCTTAATAAAACATATTatttttcggtgttgcttcttatTCACTATATAGAATATGGTTGTGTGTGGTCAATCTTTGTAAATGTTCTGGCTATAAGCTTCTATACATCTTTGCCCCCTCTCAATTTtaatcctggctccgcccctgccCGGGGCGAGATTAGAGCTCGGGGCCCCTTATAGGATTGCCTTCAGACCGATTTTCTAGTTGTCTTTCCTGCTTCTTGTTCGACCCCAGAATTCAATCGTGCACCCAACACCCGATGGAATTGTTTTACTCACTAGGAGGCAAAATTGAAAGTACTATCAAATCCAGTGCATTTATAGAAAAATAGATTAACCATAATCATGGAGTAGTTTCTTTTCCTGGATTACGGCTTTGCATCTGTGTGTTCCATAGATTATTGCAAAGAACATACACAATCCAATCAATTTAATGGGaaagcatatatatatacatTGCAATTAGCACCGGACATAGTGACTCCTAGACAGATGCCATGTAATTATTATTATTCCTATATATGTTTTCCCTAAACATCACATCAAGGTCTCTATATCGGACATGCCCTTAGTATTTGAAATTTAGCGCAATGCTTTTTATTAACTCAATAATACCTACATCAACCATGGCCAATCAATCAATTAACAATGCCCCATGACAATAACGAAGATCTAATATTGATTATCAATTATAAACTTTTTATTAATTACTATGGGAAAAATCAAAATTGTTAGGGCACAATACCTTGTCTAGAATCAGCTTCTCGTCTCGTTGATGGGGAGTCACCGGCTTAAGTAGTAGTGGCAGCATGGCGCATGCTCGGTCGCCATCGCTTGTCTGCCGTTGTTCAATTGGTTCCGACGGTCGCGGGGCGAAGAGGCAAAAATCCATGCGGCGGCAGCCGCCAACACCGTGCGTGCGTGAAGACGTAACTGGTGCGCCTCTCCGAGATGGCTGACTCGATCCAAGATCCGAGTAGTAATTAGTAGCCAGCCAGCCACGTAATAACTTGGGCCAACTTAGCACGTTTTTTCAGTCGATTGAAACCCAGCAGCCGGCCTACATACATACGTCCTGGGTGGGGGCCCCTGTGCTCcgggggcccggggcggccgccccccCTACCCCCCATCAGGACCGGGCCTGCATGTGGTTACAGTAGGACTATATAAATGCTGCAATATCATAGAAACATAAGCTTTGATCTTAGGTGTTAGTGATGGACGCTGTGAGGTGTGGCCGTCTGACCCTGCTGATTTTACCCTGCAAATGATCTTGGAAGATATTTCAAGCATTTTTTAAATAAAAAATTATTTACCCTAAAAAATGTACATAATATTTCTCCTCCCAAAAATAAGGCAAAGAATGGAAAAGAAAACGCCCAAATGTTTTATCTTTTCTTAATGGGCCAACCGTGTATGAGCAGGCCCGTTCATAGCGATGGCCCTTCTAGGCATTGGTACACACTACACTGCAGCGTCTCTGCCCCTcacgtcgccgccgccgccgccgccaacaaCAACAAGAGCAACCAGCCGGAGAGGTTAGTACGGCCACGAGATGGACTCGCCGCCGATCCCAGGCGAGCTGCTGGCGGACATATTCCTCCGCCTCCCCGACCCTGCCGATCTCGTGCGCGTCTCCGCCGGCTGCACCTCCTTTCGCCACCTGATCGCCGACCGCTCCTTCCTCCGGCGCTACCGCAGGCTCCACGCTCCGCCCTTCCTCGGCTTCCTCGACTACAATCGAGTTTTCCACGCCGTCGTCACGCCACACCCCTCCGCGTCGGCAGCCGGCGCCGTCgcccttgccgccgacttctccttctccttcctacCCGGCCCCGCCTCCGACTGGGCGGTCCAGGACGTCCGCGACGGCCGGGTCCTCCTCGAAAGACACCCCAAGTTCGAAGTCATCTTCAGGGAGGTGATAGTGTGCGACCCCTTACATCGACGGTACCTCCTGCTCCCCCCAATCCCTGGTGACCTAGCCGAGTCCGTGGACAGCGCACTCTGGACAAAACCGCAGACCTTCCTCGCTCCCtctgaagatgaagaagaggcgTCATTCAGCGTGATCTCGATGGTGCAGTGCCTAACTAAGCTGTTCGCCTTTGCCTTCTTTTCCAACACCGGACAATGGCGAACCATTTCATCCCAGAGCTGGAGCAATTTGTTTGCTGGCTTGCCATCATTAGCAGGGATGACTTTCTTCTCCAGACGCGAATACGCGTATGGGTTGTTCTATTGGGTGGCTAGTTCGAGGGAAAAGTTGCTGGTGCTTGACTCCCAGAGTATGGAGTTCTCCATTGTTGAACACCCACCTGAAGCCAGAGGTATTCCTGGTGGGGATATAGCCATTGTGGAGGCAGGGGATGGCAGGCCTGGGATGTTTGTGCGTGCAGAAGAAACAAATTACCTCAACTATGCCATTAGGCGAAACGACTTTGGGAGTTCCAGCAAGTGGCAGTTGGACAAGAAAATCCCGCTGGATTCCGGGTACTTCTTCTTGGGCTCAATGGGGAGGCACTTGTTCCTATATCACTGCCGAAACCCACCGGTTGATGCCCGCTGTTTCTCGCTTGACGTCAAGACATTGAAGCTTGAGAGGGTGTTTCTTTCGAGTTTCTGCATCACCAGTGTGCATGCATATAGTAACTTCCCACCATCACTGTTGTCGACACCGACAGTATCAAGTGGTAAATTTTATGCTGCATCCTAGTTTTTCCCTTCCGTTCGTACTTACCACATGGCTAGTCTGATGCTTGATACTTCATTATTTTGATCTTATTCTTGCTTTACACAGTTTTGTAGTTGTTACCTTTCAGCTTAGCAACATTTTAGTGATTTATTTATTTGTATGTTCTAGTtgccttttcaactttcatggtAGTTACATTAATAGAAGAAAAGATCTTACACGGTGTGACACATGAAAATGACTAGTTCACCGTTAGAGGCATCACGGAATGGAATTGTAAAACAACTAGATTGCATCAGATATTTTGTTTTTTATGGCCAAGCTCAGGACTCAGGACATTGTTACCAGTTCATCTTTAGATTGTTTTACCTTAGAAACATTGATTCCAGTCAAGCAGCACACATCTTATCCCAATTTCTTTTAATAGATACAAGGAAGCAGGAAAAGTGTATTTGGTCATCCTCAGATCTAAAACCGTTGGTATCAAAAATGCATCTCCTGCATATAGTGCATACTGATATGAGAAAAATTACAGTGACGAAGTTTATTAATTTTCACAAGGGATAGtcccccccaccccaccccacccctaAACCAAAAATATATATAATGTTCAATGGACTTAAATATCAAAATAGTTTGTGCTCAACTGTTTTTGTTGAAAACAGCAACTGGAGATAAATTAAAGTCAGTGAACCCATTTATTTTTTTACTGTTTCTAGACAGTTTGAACTTTCCACTTGCCTTTATCTCAGATTCTCAGTCTTTCAAGGACTTCTGACGTTTATTCTTTTTCACCCTGTCATGCCGCATGTGAACACGGTAACTAATGGTATTATCAGGTAATTTTTCACAAAATAGGGAGGCCTGGTCGAGTTTAGCTATTTGTTAGTTTAATAGTGTAACAAGGATCCCAAGTTTACAGAGCTAAAAATCAAACTTATCCCCCTCAAACAATTTTTAGTTTACATGATTATTTAATGCAACATTCTACGCAAATCCACAAAAAATAAATCTATCCAAATCACCATCTCTTTAATTATTTATAAATCAAGTTTTCAAAGTAGTGTTGATGCAGTTGATCCGCCTGTTCCTTTTATGTGACCAGCACAGTCATAATTAGTTTGCTACGGTAGTTTGCTAACTTGGTATACATATAATCAGGATAATCACCCCATCCAGGTACTTCCTCCTAGAAGCTGTTTAAAACGATACCATATGTAAACCTAATACGATAAAAAGTAGAAAAAGAGCAATCACATATACAGGAATTCCACTGTTCTCAGCTAGCATAACAACGAAAATTTTGCGAGTTACTGTCAGTATACGTTTTCTTATGTACCACTGTGCTTTACTGCTACTACTATTTACTTTCTTATTTGGATAgtgatatactccctccgtcccaaaattagTGTCTCAACTTTAATACAAAGTTGAgacttattttgggatggaggtAGTAGTAATTTATGGACCTTGAGCCCCTTACCAGTGGAAGGGCAATAGTAGATATGACATATGATTCATTGTATCATGCAATATTAGTCACTCATATTAACTTGGGAGGATATTCAAATTTCTCAATTTTTTTGGTTAAAAAAACCTTTGTGTAATGAACAATTAGAAAAGAACATTTGTTTGTTGAGAAAAAAATATTATCCATTTCATAAAAAAGAAGTAAACTATAGTACCTCCTGCTGCAACTGCTGAGTTCCACAGCCAACTTCCATTGTTGCATTGTGCTGGAACTTAGCCTTGTAAACTGTTTCATATGACCGCTTACTGATCACACGATCACACAAAAATTATGAAGCGGCACTTCAATATGATCGTATGAGTACCTAGTATACTCGGTAAAACATAAAATCTTCCCACCTGTTCTCTCTAGCAGCATGTTGGTGATCACCATTACTTCGGTGCATTCATTTCAGAAAGGCCTTCCTTTGGTTGCGCTTCTGTTCTGGCGTCTCCATTTTTCTTACAAAACTTCTCACATTTCTGCTGTCAGCTCAATCTCTCTAAGC containing:
- the LOC125516396 gene encoding uncharacterized protein LOC125516396 produces the protein MDSPPIPGELLADIFLRLPDPADLVRVSAGCTSFRHLIADRSFLRRYRRLHAPPFLGFLDYNRVFHAVVTPHPSASAAGAVALAADFSFSFLPGPASDWAVQDVRDGRVLLERHPKFEVIFREVIVCDPLHRRYLLLPPIPGDLAESVDSALWTKPQTFLAPSEDEEEASFSVISMVQCLTKLFAFAFFSNTGQWRTISSQSWSNLFAGLPSLAGMTFFSRREYAYGLFYWVASSREKLLVLDSQSMEFSIVEHPPEARGIPGGDIAIVEAGDGRPGMFVRAEETNYLNYAIRRNDFGSSSKWQLDKKIPLDSGFSVFQGLLTFILFHPVMPHVNTVTNGIISGPVLETGLRTRRWNKALLQDQAHSQHGQSNADADSGGQVVSRIRDAGDVVTQLRQ